The following are from one region of the Neurospora crassa OR74A linkage group III, whole genome shotgun sequence genome:
- a CDS encoding cell wall protein PhiA, protein MQFTTLALSALSAATGVFGAPTSQEAGTASPDQVIFGVMSIRSASPVHLTAWGAEHKGIFTNLSKQDADCYNSPAQNSATFVLNKVDGTLSLYTEGKPWQQLFVDRSGMGQGMMQYTTGAEPAPHNAERGGWAIDEASQHLTFAGSDAFLACPSGADSSYRILPYVGIENPAGYTGCLSIAARVVVAENPVKCLYSQA, encoded by the coding sequence atgcAGTTCACCACTCTTGCCCTCAGCGCCCTCTCGGCCGCCACCGGCGTCTTCGGCGCCCCCACCTCCCAGGAGGCCGGCACCGCCAGCCCGGACCAGGTCATCTTTGGCGTCATGTCGATCCGGTCCGCCAGCCCCGTGCACCTGACCGCCTGGGGCGCCGAGCACAAGGGCATCTTCACCAACCTGTCCAAGCAGGACGCCGACTGCTACAACAGCCCGGCCCAGAACAGCGCCACCTTTGTGCTCAACAAGGTCGACGGCACGCTGTCCCTCTACACTGAGGGCAAGCCGTGGCAGCAGCTCTTCGTCGACCGCTCCGGCATGGGCCAGGGCATGATGCAGTACACGACGGGCGCCGAGCCGGCCCCGCACAACGCCGAGCGCGGCGGCTGGGCCATCGACGAGGCCTCGCAGCACCTCACCTTCGCCGGCAGCGACGCCTTCCTCGCCTGCCCCAGCGGCGCCGACTCCTCGTACCGCATCCTGCCCTACGTCGGCATCGAGAACCCCGCCGGCTACACCGGCTGCCTCAGCATCGCCGCCCGCGTCGTCGTTGCCGAGAACCCCGTCAAGTGCCTGTACTCGCAGGCCTAG
- a CDS encoding dTDP-D-glucose 4,6-dehydratase produces MFHCTFYSSGVRIRLYANSRVAHKEGCTASSHFAIRPCFFGYSRGGQNQIMTFATQEPTSRYNSAVTPISPSSQLESPFEVNEIWRDAPVFTGTTKFDPLPDVKNIMVTGGAGFIACWVVRHLVLTYPEAYNVVSFDKLDYCASLNNTRVLEHEPNFSFYRGDITNPSEVMDCLERYNIDTIFHFAAQSHVDLSFGNPFGFTHTNVYGTHVLLESARKAGIKRFIHVSTDEVYGEVKDDEDDLLETSILAPTNPYAASKAAAEMLVNSYKKSFKLPIIIVRSNNVYGPHQYPEKIIPKFTCLLARGEPVVLHGDGSPTRRYLFAGDAADAFDTILHRGQLGEIYNVGSYDEISNLSLCHKLLTEMEIIPCRSPTSSPPCNYTTSPPSSSPLGAEQEEIHRWVKYTHDRPFNDHRYAVDGTKLRKLGWEPKTTFEEGLRITVDWYRRFGERWWDDITNVLRPFPITAGGEDGVMDQEVAEMCDKPVTLESRENTGVRKSSDILKEASGSFRSRHQQYQHQHHHKHRTRKYLHHTRETSRDNTDYYSSRIPRSCALASPRPRELASSTGLVSPGITLDEDDGFDDEDTAYNPLTIVYDDEARSRKKRKLSIVVDDITNDSHRFNKKARGDITQEGGRCAKLSWTGLTRTL; encoded by the exons ATGTTTCACTGCACCTTTTAT TCATCGGGCGTACGCATACGCCTCTACGCGAACTCCCGGGTGGCTCATAAGGAAGGGTGCACCGCATCCAGCCACTTTGCCATCAGACCTTGTTTCTTCGGGTATTCAAGAGGCGGCCAGAACCAAATAATGACTTTCGCAACACAAGAGCCAACCAGCCGGTACAACAGCG CAGTCACGCCTATTTCACCCAGCTCCCAACTGGAGAGCCCTTTCGAGGTCAACGAAATTTGGCGTGATGCTCCTGTATTCACCGGCACTACAAAGTTTGATCCTCTGCCTGATGTAAAGAACATCATGGTAACAGGAGGCGCTGGTTTCAT AGCATGTTGGGTTGTCAGACACTTGGTATTGACGTATCCAGAAGCCTACAATGTCGTCTCATTCGACAAGTTAGACTACTGCGCATcgctcaacaacaccagggtACTAGAACATGAGCCGAACTTCTCGTTTTACAGAGGCGACATTACGAATCCTTCCGAGGTCATGGACTGTCTGGAGCGATACAATATCGACACCATCTTTCACTTTGCCGCGCAATCACATGTCGATTTGAGTTTTGGAAATCCGTTCGGTTTCACTCATACCAATGTTTACGGTACCCATGTTCTGCTCGAGAGCGCTCGAAAAGCGGGCATCAAGCGCTTCATACACGTGTCTACCGATGAAGTATATGGCGAGGTaaaggatgatgaagatgatctTCTGGAGACGAGCATTCTGGCACCCACTAACCCCTATGCGGCCAGCAAAGCTGCTGCCGAGATGCTGGTGAACTCTTACAAGAAGAGCTTTAAATTACCCATCATTATAGTGAGGAGCAACAATGTCTATGGCCCTCACCAGTACCCGGAGA AAATCATCCCAAAGTTCACTTGCCTACTCGCCCGAGGAGAGCCCGTCGTCCTTCACGGAGACGGCTCGCCCACTCGTCGTTATCTTTTTGCAGGCGACGCCGCCGACGCGTTCGATACCATTCTGCACAGAGGTCAGCTAGGGGAGATCTATAACGTTGGTTCTTACGATGAAATCAGCAACTTGTCGCTTTGCCACAAACTCCTAACCGAGATGGAGATCATCCCCTGTCGGTCTCCGACATCATCTCCTCCTTGCAACTATACCACATCCCcgccctcctcgtcgccTCTGGGGgcagaacaagaagagatCCATCGTTGGGTCAAGTACACTCACGACCGACCTTTCAACGATCACCGGTATGCCGTTGACGGTACGAAACTGCGAAAACTAGGTTGGGAGCCGAAGACAACTTTTGAAGAGGGGCTCAGGATCACTGTGGACTGGTACAGACGGTTTGGGGAAAGGTGGTGGGATGATATTACCAACGTATTGAGGCCCTTCCCTATAACAGCGGGGGGCGAAGACGGGGTAATGGATCAAGAGGTGGCCGAGATGTGTGACAAGCCCGTCACTTTGGAATCAAGAGAGAATACGGGGGTCAGAAAGTCATCCGATATACTGAAGGAAGCATCGGGTTCGTTCAGGTCACGCCACCAACAATatcagcatcaacatcatcacaaaCACCGCACAAGAAAATATCTTCACCACACAAGGGAAACGTCGCGAGACAACACGGATTATTATTCTAGCAGGATACCAAGAAGCTGCGCTCTAGCTTCTCCACGCCCACGAGAGCTCGCCTCCAGCACCGGCCTTGTAAGCCCAGGGATCACATTAGATGAGGACGATGGTTTCGACGATGAGGATACGGCATATAACCCACTAACGATCGTTTACGACGACGAGGCACGATCACGAAAGAAGCGCAAGCTTTCAATCGTGGTCGATGATATCACCAACGATAGCCACCGCTTCAACAAGAAGGCCCGGGGAGATATTACTCAAGAAGGGGGTCGCTGTGCTAAACTGTCGTGGACAGGCTTGACAAGAACGTTGTGA
- a CDS encoding dTDP-D-glucose 4,6-dehydratase, variant 2: protein MTFATQEPTSRYNSAVTPISPSSQLESPFEVNEIWRDAPVFTGTTKFDPLPDVKNIMVTGGAGFIACWVVRHLVLTYPEAYNVVSFDKLDYCASLNNTRVLEHEPNFSFYRGDITNPSEVMDCLERYNIDTIFHFAAQSHVDLSFGNPFGFTHTNVYGTHVLLESARKAGIKRFIHVSTDEVYGEVKDDEDDLLETSILAPTNPYAASKAAAEMLVNSYKKSFKLPIIIVRSNNVYGPHQYPEKIIPKFTCLLARGEPVVLHGDGSPTRRYLFAGDAADAFDTILHRGQLGEIYNVGSYDEISNLSLCHKLLTEMEIIPCRSPTSSPPCNYTTSPPSSSPLGAEQEEIHRWVKYTHDRPFNDHRYAVDGTKLRKLGWEPKTTFEEGLRITVDWYRRFGERWWDDITNVLRPFPITAGGEDGVMDQEVAEMCDKPVTLESRENTGVRKSSDILKEASGSFRSRHQQYQHQHHHKHRTRKYLHHTRETSRDNTDYYSSRIPRSCALASPRPRELASSTGLVSPGITLDEDDGFDDEDTAYNPLTIVYDDEARSRKKRKLSIVVDDITNDSHRFNKKARGDITQEGGRCAKLSWTGLTRTL, encoded by the exons ATGACTTTCGCAACACAAGAGCCAACCAGCCGGTACAACAGCG CAGTCACGCCTATTTCACCCAGCTCCCAACTGGAGAGCCCTTTCGAGGTCAACGAAATTTGGCGTGATGCTCCTGTATTCACCGGCACTACAAAGTTTGATCCTCTGCCTGATGTAAAGAACATCATGGTAACAGGAGGCGCTGGTTTCAT AGCATGTTGGGTTGTCAGACACTTGGTATTGACGTATCCAGAAGCCTACAATGTCGTCTCATTCGACAAGTTAGACTACTGCGCATcgctcaacaacaccagggtACTAGAACATGAGCCGAACTTCTCGTTTTACAGAGGCGACATTACGAATCCTTCCGAGGTCATGGACTGTCTGGAGCGATACAATATCGACACCATCTTTCACTTTGCCGCGCAATCACATGTCGATTTGAGTTTTGGAAATCCGTTCGGTTTCACTCATACCAATGTTTACGGTACCCATGTTCTGCTCGAGAGCGCTCGAAAAGCGGGCATCAAGCGCTTCATACACGTGTCTACCGATGAAGTATATGGCGAGGTaaaggatgatgaagatgatctTCTGGAGACGAGCATTCTGGCACCCACTAACCCCTATGCGGCCAGCAAAGCTGCTGCCGAGATGCTGGTGAACTCTTACAAGAAGAGCTTTAAATTACCCATCATTATAGTGAGGAGCAACAATGTCTATGGCCCTCACCAGTACCCGGAGA AAATCATCCCAAAGTTCACTTGCCTACTCGCCCGAGGAGAGCCCGTCGTCCTTCACGGAGACGGCTCGCCCACTCGTCGTTATCTTTTTGCAGGCGACGCCGCCGACGCGTTCGATACCATTCTGCACAGAGGTCAGCTAGGGGAGATCTATAACGTTGGTTCTTACGATGAAATCAGCAACTTGTCGCTTTGCCACAAACTCCTAACCGAGATGGAGATCATCCCCTGTCGGTCTCCGACATCATCTCCTCCTTGCAACTATACCACATCCCcgccctcctcgtcgccTCTGGGGgcagaacaagaagagatCCATCGTTGGGTCAAGTACACTCACGACCGACCTTTCAACGATCACCGGTATGCCGTTGACGGTACGAAACTGCGAAAACTAGGTTGGGAGCCGAAGACAACTTTTGAAGAGGGGCTCAGGATCACTGTGGACTGGTACAGACGGTTTGGGGAAAGGTGGTGGGATGATATTACCAACGTATTGAGGCCCTTCCCTATAACAGCGGGGGGCGAAGACGGGGTAATGGATCAAGAGGTGGCCGAGATGTGTGACAAGCCCGTCACTTTGGAATCAAGAGAGAATACGGGGGTCAGAAAGTCATCCGATATACTGAAGGAAGCATCGGGTTCGTTCAGGTCACGCCACCAACAATatcagcatcaacatcatcacaaaCACCGCACAAGAAAATATCTTCACCACACAAGGGAAACGTCGCGAGACAACACGGATTATTATTCTAGCAGGATACCAAGAAGCTGCGCTCTAGCTTCTCCACGCCCACGAGAGCTCGCCTCCAGCACCGGCCTTGTAAGCCCAGGGATCACATTAGATGAGGACGATGGTTTCGACGATGAGGATACGGCATATAACCCACTAACGATCGTTTACGACGACGAGGCACGATCACGAAAGAAGCGCAAGCTTTCAATCGTGGTCGATGATATCACCAACGATAGCCACCGCTTCAACAAGAAGGCCCGGGGAGATATTACTCAAGAAGGGGGTCGCTGTGCTAAACTGTCGTGGACAGGCTTGACAAGAACGTTGTGA
- a CDS encoding RNA processing factor 1 has product MPSGNKGKNRSGGSLSLKTSNKIVRKQLYVKQKKEQGKERHEERHRRRKEEAKDPKLREERLANNQPLTIERKRVWDDVDDDSLGVAVDVAELKRRRLEKEEAEAARLADGVTEEDEEKDDDADSMLDSDEEGDDDDEDAEERIERLRQERAQRKPSIAPSTTSTNLDMTPDSLTRQFPNLFNEEPPVDPKILVTTHLNGTIHKEAEDIAAIFPNSTYIRRSAHAYGHKYSVREIAKFAKNRGYTILMIVGEDLKKPSSLTVIHLNGEDVAPGPSLTYTIRNYLPGKALLGHGNPTNHYPELLLNGFKTPLGILAAKSMHTMFPPRPELSGRQVVTLHNQRDYIFFRRHRYVFREARTTEKNVVTAEGKEMEGMQGIRAGLQEIGPRFTLKLRRVDKGIGRAGSEGEDALKWEWKAKMEKVRTRFNL; this is encoded by the exons ATGCCGTCCGGTAACAAGGGCAAAAACCGCTCCGGCGGATCGCTGTCGCTCAAGACCTCCAACAAGATTGTCAGAAAGCAATTATACGTcaagcaaaagaaggagCAGGGAAAGGAACGCCATGAGGAGCGTCACCgccggaggaaggaggaggccaaggatcCCAAACTCAGAGAAGAGCGCCTCGCAAACAACCAACCCTTGACCATTGAGAGGAAACGCGTGTGGGATGACGTTGACGACGACAGCCTGGGCGTCGCTGTGGATGTTGCCGAGCTCAAGAGGAGGcgcttggagaaggaggaggccgaggccgccAGGCTAGCCGATGGAGtcacggaggaggatgaggagaaggacgaCGATGCCGATTCTATGTTGGACTCGGACGAGGagggtgacgacgacgacgaagatgccGAGGAGCGCATCGAGAGACTCAGACAGGAGCGTGCGCAGAGGAAACCCAGCATCGCTCCCTCGACCACGTCGACAAATCTAGACATGACTCCCGACTCGCTCACACGACAATTTCCCAATCTCTTCAACGAGGAACCCCCAGTCGACCCCAAGATTCTGGTCACCACCCATTTGAACGGCACCATTCacaaggaggcggaggacaTTGCTGCCATCTTTCCCAACAGCACGTACATCAGACGCAGTGCGCACGCGTATGGACACAAGTATAGTGTTCGCGAGATCGCAAAGTTTGCCAAGA ACCGTGGATACACGATTCTCATGATTGTCGGCGAAGATCTCAAGAAGCCTAGCTCCCTGACCGTCATCCATCTCAACGGCGAAGATGTTGCCCCTGGTCCTTCGTTGACATACACCATCCGGAACTACCTGCCTGGAAAGGCTCTCCTTGGCCACGGTAACCCTACAAACCACTAC cCCGAGCTTCTCCTCAATGGATTCAAGACCCCTCTCGGTATCCTCGCCGCTAAATCCATGCACACCATGTTCCCTCCCAGGCCCGAGCTTTCGGGTCGCCAGGTCGTGACATTGCACAACCAGCGTGATTACATCTTCTTTCGCCGCCACCGCTACGTCTTCCGCGAGGCCCGCACGACGGAGAAGAACGTGGTTACTGCGGAGGGCAAGGAGATGGAGGGTATGCAGGGTATCCGTGCTGGTTTGCAGGAGATTGGACCCA GATTCACTCTCAAGCTTCGTAGAGTGGATAAGGGTATCGGTCGGGCTGGCAGCGAAGGAGAGGATGCTTTGAAGTGGGAGTGGAAGGCCAAGATGGAGAAGGTTCGCACGCGCTTCAACCTCTAA
- a CDS encoding glycyl-tRNA synthetase 1 encodes MRPLARLASLRSPVAGQAFKSTLSTRAVASRTSWTPAPIPRISSTSLRSFSLSTSHHRFQVYVKKQNTKMTSTATTLKGQPLDKGALESMLRRRMFFAPSFDIYGGVAGLYDYGPPGCALQANIIDIWRKHFVLEEDMLEVDCTALTPHDVLKTSGHVDKFADWMCKDPKNGDILRADHFVEDVLEARLKGDKEARGQKVEDKEEDPKRKKKKAKGTEAVKLEDAVVKEYEEILAQIDNYNGEQLGELIKKYDLKNPATGVQPEPPVAFNLMFQTAIGPSGNLAGYMRPETAQGQFLNFAKLLEYNAGNMPFASASIGKSYRNEIAPRGGLLRVREFLMAEIEHFVDPAGHKKHERFHEVADIELALLDRNVQLSGQTTVTKMTIGEAVKQKIVDNETLGYFLARIHLFLKKIGVDQSKIRFRQHMGNEMAHYACDCWDAELLTSSGWVECVGCADRSAYDLTVHAKKTGAPLVVRETLETPEIVEKWEPEINSKKFGPTFRKDAKTVEAAILALPQEELAKLAEELKTNGKIVVDVPGVGDGKVEVSKDLVAIEWKKHTINIREYTPNVIEPSFGIGRILYSLLEHNYWVREGDEARGVISFPPAVAPVKVLIVPISSKAEFAPHVRRLSQKLRSVGISSRVDDSSASIGRRYARNDELGTPFGLTIDFQTLQDGTFTLRERDSTRQVRAEEEKIVDAIKALVEGSKTWQDVESELPIFEGQELEIRPAEN; translated from the exons ATGCGACCTCTTGCCCGTCTCGCCTCCCTCCGTTCTCCTGTTGCTGGTCAAGCATTCAAATCGACCTTATCCACCCGAGCCGTCGCCAGTCGAACTTCTTGGACCCCGGCGCCCATCCCGCGGATCTCTTCGACTTCGCTCCgatccttctccctctctacCTCGCACCATCGCTTCCAAGTCTACGTCAAAAAACAAAACACCAAGATGACCTCGACGGCCACCACCCTCAAGGGCCAGCCCCTCGACAAGGGCGCTCTCGAGTCCATGCTGCGCCGCCGCATGTTCTTTGCGCCCTCCTTCGATATCTACGGCGGTGTTGCTGGCCTCTACGACTATGGCCCGCCCGGTTGTGCCCTCCAGGCCAACATCATCGACATCTGGCGCAAGCACTTTGTCCTCGAGGAGGACATGCTCGAGGTTGACTGCACCGCCCTGACCCCCCACGATGTTCTCAAGACCTCCGGCCACGTCGACAAGTTCGCCGACTGGATGTGCAAGGACCCCAAGAACGGCGACATTCTGCGCGCCGACCACTTCGTCGAGGACGTTCTCGAGGCCCGCCTCAAGGGCGACAAGGAGGCTCGCGGCCAGAAGGTagaggacaaggaggaggaccctaagcgcaagaagaagaaggccaagggtACCGAGGCTGTCAAGCTCGAGGACGCCGTCGTCAAGGAGTACGAGGAGATCCTCGCCCAGATCGACAACTACAACGGCGAGCAGCTCGGCGAGCTCATCAAGAAGTACGACTTGAAGAACCCCGCCACCGGTGTCCAGCCTGAGCCTCCCGTGGCCTTCAACCTTATGTTCCAGACTGCCATTGGCCCCAGCGGCAACCTTGCCGGCTACATGCGCCCCGAGACCGCTCAGGGCCAGTTCCTCAACTTCGCCAAGCTCCTCGAGTACAACGCCGGCAACATGCCCTTCGCTTCTGCTTCCATTGGCAAGTCCTACCGTAACGAGATCGCCCCTCGCGGCGGTCTTCTGCGCGTCCGCGAGTTCCTGATGGCCGAGATCGAGCACTTCGTTGACCCCGCCGGCCACAAGAAGCACGAAAGGTTCCACGAGGTTGCGGACATTGAGCTTGCCCTTCTCGACCGCAATGTCCAGCTCTCTGGCCAGACCACTGTCACCAAGATGACCATTGGCGAAGCTGTCAAGCAGAAGATCGTTGACAACGAAACCCTCGGTTACTTCCTTGCTCGCATTCACCTCTTCCTCAAGAAGATCGGTGTCGATCAGTCCAAGATTCGCTTCCGTCAGCACATGGGCAACGAGATGGCTCACTATGCTTGCGACTGCTGGGATGCTGAGCTTCTTACCTCGTCCGGCTGGGTTGAGTGCGTTGGCTGCGCTGACCGTAGTGCCTACGATTTGACTGTGCACGCCAAGAAGACTGGTGCGCCCCTCGTTGTGCGCGAGACTCTCGAGACCCCCGAGATCGTGGAGAAGTGGGAGCCCGAGATTAACAGCAAGAAGTTTGGTCCTACCTTCAGAAAGGATGCCAAGACCGTTGAGGCTGCTATCCTTGCTCTTCCTCAGGAGGAGCTTGCGAAGCTCGCTGAGGAGCTCAAGACCAACGGCAAGATCGTCGTTGACGTTCccggtgttggtgatggcaagGTTGAGGTTAGCAAGGACCTGGTTGCCATTGAGTGGAAGAAGCacaccatcaacatccgCGAGTACACCCCCAACGTTATCGAGCCCTCGTTCGGTATCGGCCGTATTCTTTACTCTCTCCTCGAGCACAACTACTGGGTTCGCGAGGGTGATGAGGCCCGCGGT GTCATCTCCTTCCCCCCTGCCGTCGCTCCTGTCAAGGTCCTTATCGTTCCTATTTCCAGCAAGGCCGAGTTCGCTCCTCACGTCCGCAGGCTTTCCCAGAAACTCCGGTCTGTCGGTATCTCCAGCCGTGTGGATGACTCGTCTGCCTCCATTGGCCGTCGTTACGCCAGAAACGATGAGCTCGGTACCCCCTTCGGCCTTACTATCGATTTCCAGACTCTTCAAGATGGTACCTTCACCCTCCGTGAGCGCGACAGCACACGGCAAGTCCgtgctgaggaggagaagattgtTGATGCCATCAAGGCGCTCGTTGAGGGCTCCAAGACATGGCAGGATGTCGAGTCCGAGCTCCCTATCTTCGAGGGCCAGGAACTTGAGATCCGCCCTGCTGAGAACTGA